From a single Microbacterium murale genomic region:
- a CDS encoding AAA family ATPase, with amino-acid sequence MDLLRLAGAPGVGKSTTAWAIAQRLADEGVPCGYVDTDQLGMCYPAPDDDSDRWALKERALAGVAEEFWRAGVQRLVVSGVAFPDDPPPQIDGISVRSVWLDASEQTRRERLGQRGSSEDQLQQYLAAGTAEAARVESSWERISTDGWSLDETVDAVLSRWHPVVVQESRAPRPFISEAAAVDRVLWVTGPRLAGASRIGWEIASEEWGAGRRLGFADLAQLSFAWNINGAVGMANIARVHGVFRDVGADVLVVVAPLEVSPFAVRAALPNAEVSFVRLVATGADVRAHARSRARGDGPALAGDDLIDASDADIEDVVRTSLAQSSLPLREHEQAVDTRGLSLTDAAAAVRRFLPAE; translated from the coding sequence ATGGACCTCTTGCGGCTGGCGGGCGCACCAGGCGTCGGCAAATCCACGACCGCGTGGGCGATCGCCCAGCGGCTGGCGGACGAGGGCGTTCCGTGCGGATACGTCGACACCGACCAGTTGGGCATGTGTTATCCGGCACCAGACGATGACTCGGACCGATGGGCGCTCAAGGAGCGCGCACTCGCCGGGGTGGCTGAAGAGTTCTGGCGTGCTGGAGTGCAGCGACTGGTCGTCTCGGGCGTTGCGTTTCCCGATGACCCCCCGCCGCAGATCGACGGGATCTCAGTGCGGTCGGTGTGGTTGGACGCCTCCGAGCAGACTCGGCGTGAACGGCTCGGGCAGCGGGGGAGCAGCGAGGATCAACTGCAGCAGTACCTTGCCGCCGGGACGGCGGAGGCGGCGCGGGTGGAGTCGTCCTGGGAGCGGATCAGCACCGACGGGTGGTCACTGGACGAGACCGTCGACGCGGTGCTCTCGAGATGGCATCCGGTCGTCGTCCAGGAGAGCAGAGCTCCTCGCCCGTTCATATCGGAGGCAGCGGCCGTGGATCGCGTGCTGTGGGTCACCGGCCCGCGTTTGGCAGGAGCGTCGCGCATCGGCTGGGAGATCGCGAGTGAGGAGTGGGGCGCGGGACGCCGCCTCGGGTTCGCAGACCTCGCGCAGCTGTCCTTCGCGTGGAACATCAACGGGGCTGTCGGGATGGCGAACATCGCGCGCGTGCACGGTGTCTTCCGTGATGTCGGCGCCGATGTGCTCGTGGTGGTCGCTCCTCTCGAGGTCAGCCCATTCGCCGTGCGGGCGGCGCTGCCGAATGCGGAGGTGTCGTTCGTGCGGCTCGTGGCCACCGGCGCTGACGTCCGCGCGCATGCGAGGAGCCGTGCGAGAGGCGATGGCCCGGCGCTCGCCGGTGATGACCTCATCGATGCGTCGGATGCTGACATCGAGGACGTCGTCCGGACCAGCCTCGCGCAGTCGTCCCTTCCGCTTCGAGAGCATGAGCAGGCGGTCGATACGCGAGGTCTTTCACTGACGGATGCCGCGGCCGCTGTGCGGCGCTTCCTTCCTGCCGAGTAG
- a CDS encoding AAA family ATPase: MGLSLHATQCRRTPENTARAAATVEPCPDRCPQENSEMSKAGYCIFMNGLPGSGKSTYARKFVASRRGWLNLDVDVLRGLLGTASTDFLQAGAEVQPLALAMLREHISSGGNVIFPQLFFTSEEASEFEAAVIAGGGQVRRTMLHEDVMECWRRVEERGGRADSSLIDRNILNLLTEAGGLDELRRIEKQLAGWSDLPDPPQIINSSTPYSEIALLAH, encoded by the coding sequence ATGGGTCTGAGTCTGCATGCCACACAGTGTAGGAGGACCCCAGAGAACACCGCCCGAGCCGCTGCTACCGTCGAGCCATGCCCCGACCGCTGCCCGCAGGAGAACTCAGAGATGTCTAAGGCTGGCTACTGCATCTTCATGAATGGCCTGCCCGGCTCTGGGAAGTCGACATACGCGCGGAAGTTCGTGGCTTCCAGACGAGGTTGGCTGAATCTTGACGTCGACGTCCTGCGGGGACTCCTCGGTACCGCCTCGACGGACTTTCTCCAAGCCGGAGCCGAAGTGCAACCGTTGGCGCTGGCGATGCTCAGAGAACACATTTCATCAGGCGGGAACGTGATCTTCCCGCAGCTCTTCTTCACCTCAGAAGAGGCCTCCGAGTTCGAAGCGGCGGTGATTGCCGGTGGAGGCCAGGTGCGGCGCACGATGCTTCACGAAGATGTCATGGAGTGCTGGCGTCGGGTCGAGGAGCGGGGTGGGCGGGCTGATTCCAGTCTCATCGACCGCAACATCTTGAACCTGCTCACCGAAGCCGGCGGACTCGATGAACTGCGGCGAATCGAGAAACAGCTGGCGGGTTGGTCAGACCTTCCGGACCCGCCGCAGATCATCAACTCTTCGACGCCGTACAGTGAGATCGCTTTGCTCGCGCATTGA
- a CDS encoding aminoglycoside phosphotransferase family protein — MQTQTHDLSFTDTEVRKRFLSWADGEADREWGCLSLIWEHAPGLAPRPLRRETLSGHPVIVMERLPGDPLGHEPLTAQQTESLGRALRRLYSIPVERIIDAGISERRYGPSTLPHALTGWLSETHDLSRCQDPALVADGVEAAREWLTRPDALPAPRLVGLGIADLNPANIVWDGQSCRLVDFEDGGLTDPAYDLADHLEHIAGRITGVFDPDALSAAVDLSEEERDRMRAYRPLWAAFWLVMLLPENGGFRRNPPGTTEVQASHVKGLIAAM, encoded by the coding sequence ATGCAGACTCAGACCCATGACCTCAGCTTCACCGATACGGAGGTTCGTAAGAGGTTTCTGAGTTGGGCGGATGGCGAGGCCGACAGGGAGTGGGGATGCCTCAGCTTGATTTGGGAGCACGCGCCGGGGCTCGCGCCACGACCGCTGAGGCGAGAGACCTTGAGCGGCCACCCCGTTATCGTCATGGAGCGACTGCCGGGTGATCCGCTCGGCCACGAGCCGCTCACCGCCCAGCAGACGGAATCCCTGGGACGGGCGTTGCGCCGCCTGTACAGCATCCCCGTCGAACGCATCATTGACGCAGGGATCAGCGAGCGACGCTACGGCCCGTCGACGCTTCCTCACGCGCTCACCGGCTGGTTGAGCGAAACGCATGACCTCTCCCGCTGCCAGGACCCTGCGCTGGTGGCTGACGGTGTCGAGGCTGCGCGTGAGTGGCTGACTCGACCCGATGCTCTCCCCGCTCCGCGACTCGTCGGACTCGGGATCGCGGACCTGAACCCCGCGAACATCGTGTGGGACGGACAGAGCTGTCGTCTGGTTGATTTCGAAGACGGCGGACTCACCGACCCGGCGTACGATCTGGCCGATCACCTCGAGCACATCGCCGGTCGCATCACAGGCGTGTTCGATCCAGATGCTCTTTCCGCAGCCGTTGATCTGTCCGAGGAGGAGCGAGATCGGATGCGCGCCTACCGACCGCTCTGGGCGGCGTTCTGGTTGGTGATGCTGTTGCCGGAGAACGGCGGCTTCCGTCGTAATCCACCAGGCACGACAGAAGTCCAGGCCAGCCATGTGAAAGGGCTCATCGCCGCCATGTGA
- a CDS encoding MBL fold metallo-hydrolase: protein MVGVLLCLERLRLRRRSGSRAERATPPPAHHARDNSQALHRLTVDLHERDLPVVAGFATHPDWDHALWHPLLGAAPRYGTARCAARLVELRSPPDWKSAFIEGLPPEIVDDVPVGLFGLLTGLPDGATRLPWDGPETRVIEHPAHAPGHAALLVTERGALMAGDMLSDVLVPMFDEPDGANDPLEEYLVGLQQLESVIDDVDVVIPGHGSPGDQAEMRRRIDLDREYVRALHDGDPSDDPRIGPDAQPGWEWVTSIHDGQQATFGKR from the coding sequence ATGGTGGGGGTTTTGCTTTGCCTGGAACGACTGAGGTTGCGGAGGCGTTCGGGGTCGAGGGCTGAGCGGGCCACTCCCCCTCCTGCGCATCACGCCCGCGACAACTCGCAGGCCCTGCACCGACTTACCGTCGATCTCCACGAGCGTGACTTGCCTGTCGTCGCCGGGTTCGCGACGCACCCCGACTGGGATCACGCGCTCTGGCATCCCCTGCTCGGCGCCGCGCCGCGCTACGGCACTGCACGCTGTGCCGCGCGTCTGGTGGAGCTGCGGTCGCCGCCGGACTGGAAGTCAGCGTTCATCGAAGGCCTTCCGCCCGAGATCGTCGACGACGTTCCGGTCGGTCTCTTCGGCCTTCTCACTGGCTTGCCGGATGGTGCGACACGGCTGCCGTGGGACGGTCCAGAGACTCGGGTCATCGAGCATCCCGCTCATGCGCCGGGCCACGCAGCGCTGCTGGTCACGGAACGGGGAGCGCTGATGGCGGGCGACATGCTCTCTGATGTCCTTGTGCCGATGTTCGACGAGCCGGACGGCGCGAACGATCCGCTCGAGGAGTACCTCGTCGGACTGCAGCAACTGGAGAGCGTGATCGATGATGTCGACGTCGTTATCCCCGGCCACGGCTCGCCGGGAGACCAGGCCGAGATGCGCCGGCGAATAGACCTGGACCGCGAGTACGTGCGCGCCCTGCACGACGGGGACCCGTCGGATGACCCACGGATCGGACCCGACGCGCAACCGGGCTGGGAGTGGGTCACATCGATCCACGACGGTCAGCAGGCGACGTTCGGGAAACGCTGA
- a CDS encoding peptidoglycan DD-metalloendopeptidase family protein, producing MNDEQSAMDAAREAGDSCGCAPSITERRTFWQKSTLTRRSALGLGALSVVALSAFGIGSGVNAAYAASYPSWDDVQQAKNNEAAKAAEVTRIQNLINALTQKVADTKAAAEVAGNEYYAAQQAFFDAVTKANELQAQADAQAKIADESATKAGQVAAQLYRNGGDDTALELFFAGSAANADQLLSKLGTMDKLLEYNQSVYDDAVAARNSAQSISDQAQVARTERDRLQKVAEEKMVAAQAAAEAAQAALDEQTKYLTTLEAQLAALQDTTAKTVADYQEGVRVAEEARKAAEKKAAEEAAAAAAAAAANNGGGGGGGGGGGGGGGGGTGGWVRPHGGWRSSGYGPRSSQCGPQGCSSSWHYGVDLANGCGTPIFAANAGTVDYAGWNGGYGNYVRIQHGDGVGTGYGHIVDGGIVVRSGQWVESGQVIAYEGNTGGSFGCHLHFEVYIWGEYTNPIDFMGARGVSV from the coding sequence GTGAACGACGAGCAGTCCGCGATGGATGCTGCGCGCGAAGCGGGAGACTCCTGCGGATGCGCGCCGAGCATCACTGAGCGGCGTACCTTCTGGCAGAAGAGCACCCTCACCCGTCGCAGCGCACTCGGCCTCGGCGCCCTCAGCGTCGTCGCGCTGAGCGCCTTCGGCATCGGATCCGGCGTCAACGCGGCGTACGCCGCCTCGTACCCGAGCTGGGACGACGTCCAGCAGGCCAAGAACAATGAGGCAGCGAAGGCCGCAGAAGTCACGCGCATCCAGAACCTCATCAACGCCCTGACTCAGAAGGTCGCAGACACGAAGGCTGCGGCGGAGGTCGCCGGCAACGAGTACTACGCCGCGCAGCAGGCATTCTTCGACGCAGTCACGAAGGCCAACGAGCTTCAGGCGCAGGCCGATGCGCAGGCGAAGATCGCCGACGAGTCCGCCACGAAGGCGGGGCAGGTCGCTGCGCAGCTGTACCGCAACGGCGGCGACGACACCGCTCTCGAACTCTTCTTCGCCGGCTCCGCGGCCAACGCAGACCAGCTGCTCTCCAAGCTCGGCACGATGGACAAGCTCCTCGAGTACAACCAGTCGGTGTACGACGACGCTGTCGCAGCGCGCAACTCTGCACAGTCGATCAGCGACCAGGCTCAGGTCGCGCGCACCGAACGGGATCGTCTGCAGAAGGTCGCCGAAGAGAAGATGGTCGCGGCGCAGGCGGCTGCCGAAGCTGCACAGGCCGCGCTCGATGAGCAGACCAAGTACCTCACCACGCTCGAGGCGCAGCTCGCTGCCCTTCAGGACACGACCGCGAAGACCGTTGCCGACTACCAGGAAGGCGTTCGCGTCGCCGAGGAAGCGCGCAAGGCCGCCGAGAAGAAGGCCGCTGAAGAGGCGGCCGCTGCGGCGGCCGCGGCAGCCGCCAATAACGGCGGCGGCGGTGGCGGCGGAGGCGGTGGCGGCGGAGGCGGCGGTGGAGGAACCGGCGGCTGGGTTCGCCCGCACGGCGGATGGCGCAGCTCCGGCTACGGTCCCCGCTCATCGCAATGCGGTCCGCAAGGCTGCTCATCCAGCTGGCACTACGGTGTCGACCTCGCGAACGGCTGCGGCACCCCGATCTTCGCGGCGAACGCCGGAACCGTCGACTACGCCGGCTGGAACGGCGGCTACGGCAACTACGTCCGCATCCAGCACGGTGACGGCGTCGGGACGGGCTACGGCCACATCGTCGACGGCGGCATCGTGGTGCGCAGCGGCCAGTGGGTCGAGTCCGGTCAGGTCATCGCCTACGAGGGCAACACCGGCGGATCGTTCGGATGCCACCTCCACTTCGAGGTCTACATCTGGGGCGAGTACACCAACCCCATCGACTTCATGGGTGCGCGAGGCGTCTCGGTCTGA
- a CDS encoding inorganic diphosphatase — MGAHDAVIEIPRGSRVKYEVDHETGRVHLDRVLYTTFGYPADYGYFDNTLGEDGDPLDVLVLLDQALFPGVVVEVRPVAVLKMSDEAGGDDKLVAVLSKDPRWAHIQDIGDLAEYTKKEIEHFFEHYKDLEPNKWVKVDAWGDAAEAQRILDEAIVRAGDQDH; from the coding sequence ATGGGCGCACACGACGCCGTCATCGAGATCCCGCGCGGCAGCCGCGTGAAGTACGAGGTCGACCACGAGACCGGACGAGTGCACCTCGACCGTGTTCTCTACACGACCTTCGGCTACCCGGCCGACTACGGCTACTTCGACAACACTCTTGGCGAGGACGGCGACCCGCTCGACGTGCTCGTGCTGCTCGACCAGGCGCTGTTCCCCGGCGTCGTCGTCGAGGTCCGTCCTGTCGCCGTGCTCAAGATGAGCGATGAGGCCGGCGGAGACGACAAGCTCGTCGCCGTGCTGTCGAAGGATCCGCGCTGGGCGCACATCCAGGACATCGGCGATCTCGCCGAATACACGAAGAAGGAGATCGAGCACTTCTTCGAGCACTACAAGGACCTCGAGCCCAACAAGTGGGTCAAGGTCGACGCGTGGGGTGACGCCGCCGAGGCGCAGCGCATCCTCGATGAGGCGATCGTTCGCGCGGGCGACCAGGACCACTGA
- a CDS encoding TMEM175 family protein encodes MVEHGGQIVSFVLSFVLIAVFWMEHHRMYEGVLRISNPLLCVNVAWMLTIVWLPVPTAMLGQMDTDPLQALLYIGTLILTQAATLAGKLYLMRHPTLTDLSAEKLRHGAIGDIAAIILFCVALPIAAWVHPIGYFALLLLVFSTPLEKLLDRLRR; translated from the coding sequence CTGGTCGAGCACGGCGGTCAGATCGTCAGCTTCGTCCTCAGCTTCGTCCTGATCGCCGTGTTCTGGATGGAGCATCATCGAATGTACGAGGGAGTCCTCCGCATTTCGAATCCGCTGCTGTGCGTCAACGTCGCGTGGATGCTGACGATCGTGTGGCTGCCGGTGCCGACGGCGATGCTCGGCCAGATGGACACGGACCCGCTTCAGGCGCTGCTCTACATCGGCACGCTGATCCTGACGCAGGCGGCGACGCTCGCGGGCAAGCTGTATCTGATGCGGCATCCGACGCTCACCGATCTCAGCGCCGAGAAACTCCGTCACGGAGCAATCGGGGACATCGCCGCGATCATCCTGTTCTGCGTGGCACTGCCCATCGCGGCATGGGTGCATCCGATCGGCTACTTCGCTCTTCTGCTGCTCGTGTTCTCGACCCCACTGGAGAAACTGCTCGATCGGCTGCGCAGGTAG
- a CDS encoding TMEM175 family protein, whose protein sequence is MTEQTTFAPERLKAFVDAVVAIAMTLLILPLLESVSEAAIDETSTGHSWSSTAVRSSASSSASS, encoded by the coding sequence GTGACTGAGCAGACCACATTCGCTCCCGAGCGCCTGAAGGCCTTCGTCGATGCCGTCGTGGCGATCGCGATGACGCTGCTGATCCTGCCGTTGCTGGAGTCGGTGTCCGAGGCGGCGATCGATGAGACGAGCACCGGGCATTCCTGGTCGAGCACGGCGGTCAGATCGTCAGCTTCGTCCTCAGCTTCGTCCTGA
- the tilS gene encoding tRNA lysidine(34) synthetase TilS, whose amino-acid sequence MPSLSPAIAEIRLAVRTALVDLPDGTTLVVALSGGADSLALAAATAFEARARGMQVVSATIDHGLQEGSAAAAAAAAAKAQALGIRASVERVQVAGSSSGSGTGIGGAGGPEAAARDARYAALGRIAAEERAVAVLLGHTLDDQAETVLLGLARGSGAASLQGMAPSRADEDGVIWLRPMLGVRRETTRAFCAASDLVPWDDPHNLDDRFARVRVRERVLPVLEAELGPGIAAALARTAAQLREDTEAFDEMIHETIEDIVEHAEAGISVSVAALAANPAALRNRIIRLVAHSEFGASLTRTQTVEVARLVTEWSGQGPIDLPGCSATRQGGQIVFTART is encoded by the coding sequence GTGCCTTCACTGTCGCCTGCCATCGCCGAGATCCGTCTTGCTGTGCGCACCGCCCTCGTCGACCTGCCCGACGGCACGACCCTCGTGGTCGCGCTCTCCGGAGGTGCGGACTCGCTGGCTCTCGCCGCTGCGACGGCGTTCGAAGCGCGCGCGCGGGGGATGCAGGTGGTGAGCGCGACGATCGATCACGGACTTCAGGAAGGATCGGCGGCCGCGGCGGCCGCGGCTGCCGCGAAGGCACAGGCCCTCGGCATCCGTGCGTCAGTCGAGCGAGTGCAGGTGGCGGGTTCGTCGAGCGGGTCAGGGACCGGAATCGGCGGCGCTGGAGGGCCCGAGGCCGCGGCGCGCGACGCCCGCTATGCGGCGCTCGGCCGCATCGCTGCGGAAGAACGCGCCGTCGCGGTCCTCCTCGGCCACACACTCGACGACCAGGCCGAGACCGTGCTGCTGGGACTGGCCCGTGGCTCCGGCGCGGCAAGCCTGCAGGGGATGGCCCCCAGTCGCGCCGACGAAGACGGCGTGATCTGGCTTCGTCCGATGCTCGGGGTGCGGCGTGAAACGACCCGTGCGTTCTGCGCAGCATCCGATCTCGTGCCGTGGGACGACCCCCACAATCTCGATGACCGATTCGCGCGGGTTCGCGTGCGCGAGCGCGTGCTCCCGGTGCTGGAGGCCGAACTCGGCCCCGGCATCGCGGCGGCGCTTGCGCGCACGGCAGCGCAGCTTCGGGAAGACACCGAAGCGTTCGACGAGATGATCCACGAGACGATCGAAGACATCGTCGAGCATGCCGAGGCCGGCATCTCCGTCAGCGTCGCGGCTCTCGCCGCGAACCCGGCGGCGCTGCGGAACCGCATCATCCGTCTCGTCGCGCACAGCGAGTTCGGCGCGAGCCTCACCCGAACTCAGACGGTGGAGGTCGCGCGTCTCGTCACGGAATGGTCAGGCCAAGGGCCGATCGATCTGCCCGGCTGCTCGGCGACGAGGCAGGGCGGGCAGATCGTTTTCACGGCGCGCACCTGA